A region of Salvia splendens isolate huo1 chromosome 17, SspV2, whole genome shotgun sequence DNA encodes the following proteins:
- the LOC121774256 gene encoding putative pumilio homolog 8, chloroplastic, with translation MVFMEVKDHICDLMVDQFGNYLDQKFLAICNHEQMTQLLMNVISDEHRFMNICVNTHGSRSVQKLLEYLTTADQRRLDISVLKRITLPLTKDPNGHHVIQCCLKLFTFAEKREFVNSVWYIKILSPLEVHQMGNEGLDLPNSTQNHSLSTTSNSCDDYVSRKDSRLVGVPEVERNAVVEEVALVS, from the exons ATGGTATTCATGGAGGTTAAGGATCATATTTGTGATTTGATGGTCGATCAGTTTGGGAATTATCTTGATCAGAAGTTTCTCGCAATCTGCAATCACGAGCAAATGACGCAATTGCTCATGAATGTCATTAGCGACGAGCACAGATTCATGAATATCTGCGTTAATACTCATGG AAGTAGATCTGTACAGAAATTGTTGGAGTATCTGACAACAGCGGACCAAAGGCGTCTTGATATATCTGTTCTGAAGCGTATAACTCTTCCTCTTACAAAAGACCCTAATGGCCATCATGTCATTCAGTGTTGTTTGAAGCTATTTACTTTTGCAGAAAAGAG GGAATTCGTGAACAGCGTGTGGTACATCAAGATTCTGTCGCCTCTCGAAGTGCATCAAATGGGCAACGAGGGCCTCGATCTTCCAAATTCGACCCAAAATCATTCGCTCTCCACCACCAGCAACAGCTGCGATGACTACGTGAGCCGGAAGGACTCCAGAT TGGTGGGTGTACCTGAGGTAGAGCGAAACGCGGTGGTAGAAGAGGTTGCGCTGGTGAGTTGA
- the LOC121774825 gene encoding ferredoxin--NADP reductase, leaf-type isozyme, chloroplastic, with the protein MAAAVSAAVSLPSTKATSLSARTSIISPETINFNKASLHYRNVSSTGAKMAPIRAQVTTEAPAKAEKISKKQEEGVIVNKFRPKEPYVGRCLLNVKLTGDDAPGETWHMVFSTEGEVPYREGQSIGVIADGVDKNGKPHKLRLYSIASSALGDFGDSKTVSLCVKRLVYTNDQGEIVKGVCSNFLCDVKAGDEVKITGPVGKEMLMPKDPNATIIMLGTGTGIAPFRSFLWKMFFEEHEDYKFNGLAWLFLGVPTSSSLLYKEEFEKMKEKNPENFRLDFAVSREQTNAKGEKMYIQTRMAEYAEELWELLKKDNTFVYMCGLKGMEKGIDDIMVSLAARDGIDWVEYKRQLKKAEQWNVEVY; encoded by the exons ATGGCTGCTGCTGTAAGCGCTGCAGTCTCTCTACCTTCCACCAAGGCCACCTCCCTTTCAGCTAGAACATCCATTATTTCTCCAGAAACCATCAATTTCAACAAG GCCTCCTTACACTACAGAAATGTGTCGTCTACGGGTGCCAAGATGGCACCAATTAGAGCACAGGTAACCACAGAAGCTCCTGCTAAGGCTGAGAAGATTTCCAAGAAACAAGAAGAAGGGGTGATTGTCAACAAATTTAGGCCAAAAGAGCCATATGTTGGAAGATGCCTTCTTAATGTGAAACTcaccggggatgatgccccggGCGAGACTTGGCACATGGTCTTCAGCACTGAGG GGGAGGTGCCTTACAGAGAAGGGCAGTCGATTGGGGTGATCGCAGACGGCGTAGACAAGAACGGGAAGCCTCACAAGCTGAGGTTGTACTCGATTGCCAGCAGTGCCCTTGGGGACTTTGGAGACTCCAAGACT GTCTCTTTGTGTGTCAAAAGGCTTGTCTACACCAATGATCAAGGTGAAATTGTTAAAGGAGTTTGCTCGAACTTTTTGT GTGACGTGAAAGCTGGTGATGAAGTGAAGATTACTGGTCCTGTGGGGAAAGAAATGCTTATGCCGAAAGACCCCAATGCTACAATCATAATG CTCGGAACTGGAACTGGGATTGCTCCTTTCCGCTCATTCTTGTGGAAAATGTTCTTCGAGGAGCATGAGGATTACAAG TTCAATGGCTTAGCATGGCTATTCTTGGGTGTTCCAACAAGCAGCTCCTTGCTCTACAAGGAG gaatttgagaaaatgaaggagaaaaacCCAGAGAACTTCCGGCTGGACTTTGCTGTGAGCAGAGAACAGACAAATGCCAAGGGGGAGAAGATGTACATCCAAACTCGGATGGCTGAGTATGCGGAGGAGCTGTGGGAGCTGCTCAAGAAAGACAACACGTTCGTGTACATGTGTGGGCTCAAGGGAATGGAGAAGGGAATTGATGACATTATGGTTTCCTTAGCTGCTAGAGACG GTATCGACTGGGTAGAGTACAAGAGGCAGTTGAAGAAGGCTGAACAATGGAATGTGGAAGTGTATTAA